A window from Candidatus Polarisedimenticolia bacterium encodes these proteins:
- a CDS encoding triphosphoribosyl-dephospho-CoA synthase: protein MTTRRRVTDAKRDAVRGASGRAGLIAAAAQAACLLEVMAPKPGNVGRGRDLPGLTYRDFVISAYAIGPAFREHLGGRVGRLILEAVRRTRRQVRTNTNLGIILLLAPLARASLESRGAFRDRLRRVLLSLDLRDARDAYRAIRLAEAGGLGRVEEQDIGAAPTRSLLECMRLAAGRDAVAREYATGFQTSLTVGLPMLRRLGDRHVPLPVAIAQTYLVLLAAAPDTLVVRRHGVEKARALRQGARRVVEAGGVRTERGGALAARLDRDLRAARPPRNPGATADLTVASLFLWLLDDQGLLGRMGTAMSTAPRRRRRGSSHVR from the coding sequence GTGACGACCCGGCGCCGCGTCACCGACGCGAAGCGCGATGCGGTCCGCGGGGCCTCCGGGCGGGCAGGCCTCATCGCCGCGGCCGCCCAGGCCGCCTGCCTTCTCGAGGTGATGGCACCGAAGCCGGGAAACGTCGGACGCGGGCGCGACCTGCCGGGGCTGACCTATCGCGATTTCGTCATCAGCGCCTACGCCATCGGACCGGCCTTCCGCGAGCACCTGGGGGGGCGGGTCGGCCGGCTGATCCTGGAGGCGGTGCGAAGGACGCGCCGCCAGGTGCGCACCAACACCAACCTCGGAATCATCCTGCTGCTGGCTCCGCTCGCCCGCGCCTCCCTGGAATCGCGCGGGGCGTTCCGGGACCGCCTGCGGCGCGTCCTGCTCTCGCTCGACCTTCGGGACGCGCGCGACGCCTACCGCGCCATCCGGCTGGCGGAGGCCGGCGGCCTCGGCAGGGTCGAGGAGCAGGACATCGGGGCGGCGCCGACCCGTTCCCTTCTCGAATGCATGCGCCTCGCGGCCGGACGGGACGCCGTGGCGCGCGAGTACGCGACCGGCTTCCAAACGTCCCTCACGGTCGGATTGCCGATGCTCAGGCGGCTCGGCGATCGCCACGTCCCCTTGCCGGTCGCCATCGCCCAGACCTACCTCGTCCTGCTGGCGGCGGCCCCCGACACGCTCGTCGTCCGGCGCCACGGGGTCGAGAAGGCCCGCGCCTTGCGGCAGGGGGCGCGCCGCGTCGTCGAGGCGGGGGGGGTCCGGACGGAGCGCGGCGGGGCCCTGGCGGCCAGGCTCGATCGCGACCTGCGCGCCGCCCGGCCGCCCCGAAACCCCGGGGCGACCGCCGATCTGACAGTCGCCTCCCTGTTCCTGTGGCTGCTCGATGACCAGGGGCTTCTGGGGCGGATGGGGACAGCGATGTCTACAGCGCCTCGACGACGGCGCCGCGGTTCCAGCCACGTGCGGTGA